The genomic stretch CCGACAAGTATTGTACATAGGGAATAGGATATTCTGAAGTCCTGGTCTCTGTTTCTTCCTGCCTCTCTACATGTGGTAGCCTAAAGCAAATACAAAAGGGTGTCCTGTCAAGCTAGCACTTGTACAGTAAGTTCCCACCAAGCAAAGGTATTTTAGAATTACACATGTGTGCAAAATACTGTTACTCAATGTCTTCATATCAATGTGCTGTCACAGGTCTGTGTGGCGGCAGCGCTTCAGGAAAGACAACCGTGGCGAGGAAAATAATTGAAGCTTTGGATGTTCCATGGGTTGTACTGCTGTCAATGGACTCCTTttacaaggtgtgtgtgtgtgtgtgtgtttgtgcagtacagtacagtatgtattgaTGGTGTCCATTTGCATGCAGACACAcctgtttgtaaatgttgtaaTGACAGGTTAAGACACTGGATGCcttttacttaaaatatagGTAACCTGAATTTTGACATGTTTTGCCACATCTTTATGTCAATCTAAATGCTCTCAGATAAAATCTTGACACGAAATGAGTCCAAGAAATAATTTCttccttattattattattattacttcatCTCTGTCTTGTATGGCTGCTAATCTCCCGGTGGCCTGAAGGAAACATTTGAAAGAGTGAGACTAAGTGCAGAAGacaagagtgaaagagagaaaataggATTGCCTTTTGGATCCCAGAGGGAAAATGGGGATAAGACGAGTGACTGGAGAAAAAGGAGACAGGATAATATTAGAAGGCGGATGAGTTAAAAGAGAAGCACAGTGGTGAGTGGAatggggagagaaaaagagtggTGGAGAGCAATCAAGCAAGAGCCATCATTCTTGCCCCTCTATACCTCCACCCACTCTGCGGTTATGTAATCCCGTCACAATCTGACAGCAGTGGTTTAGACTGTGCAGAGAAGGAGGGATTTACCACTGGCCAGTGGCACTATAGCTCTCACCACGCTGCGATACCAGAGGTTGGCatccaaaacatttcatttagtatttatgtctttttaaaattaatatcTTATGCTTTTCTGTTGGGGATATCTCATGTTTGAACACAGTCCCTAGAGAGCCAGCTACACCGGTTTATCATATTAAGTGTGTAATGGGTTCACTTGAGAAGGTGGTGTTGCTGTTCTGAAACTGCCAAATACCAGATCTGGAGCTTTAATACTTAACTACCCTAAgggcacacacagagacacacacaccacctggTACAGACGTCACAGTGGCACATGATGATCTCCTAAATTTAGGCCTCCCAACTTCAACTGCTCCTGAAGAGCGATCTGTGTTTTTGCACAAGCTTATGTAAATTATGTCTAACAACCAATATTAAAGCAtgtgtacttttatttaaacgcattcatgtaaaatgtaaagtcttttttttttttctcactgtacAATTGTTATCTTGGGAAATCATTTTTGTTGTGCTTGGAAATCATTATTGTGTGAAGTTTGCTGTAAAGTATGTTATTACAATATTTGTTGCAATCTTCAGGTCCTGTCCCCAGAAGAGCAGACTCTGGCTGCCAGTAACGACTATAACTTTGACCACCCCGATGCCTTTGACTTTGATTTGCTGACACACACCCTGCGCAAGCTCAAACAGGGCAAGAGCGTGAAAATCCCTGTGTATGACTTTACAACTCATGGGAGACAGAAGGAGTGGGTAAGGATGAATGCACACGTCCAAACACATGGCATTGAACTTCGTAAATTAATGAGTAGTATGTCAGAATCACTGAATATAATCTCAGTTTCTCGATTACCTAAGAGGGTTTTAATCTCCCTTGCTAGAGGTTTAGAGTCACATTGCAAATCTGCTACTCCAGATGGTCAGTGACAACCCATTATTGTGAATTCTGTCTACTGGTTTTCATAATTTAGTATCCATTAAGTACAGTTAGATGTTTTCTCATCAGTTGCAAAATGCTAAGGCATGTATTGTCTGTATGTCCATGTGCTGTGTATGTACATTATCCTGTAATACTACATGCACGTGTGTCCCCTACAGAAAACCGTATATGGAGCCAGTGTTATCATCTTTGAGGGGATCATGGCCTTTGCAGATAAAAAGCTCCTGCAGGTAGGGCAAGGTTATTGTCCTTTGACATGTTCAGCTGGTCAGTGGAAGGTGCTGGTGTcaggtttatttttatctgtACACGTGGACGACCatatttttctgtgcttttctgGGAGGGggctttttttctattttattcacTTACACCTGTGCTGTTTATGCAAAAACTAGCTTATCAAGTGTCTTAAATGTTCAATCCATGATTGAAATGTAAGCAAATTTTAAGTAAATAAGTTCAAAACACTGAATTCAAACTATACACAtcaatatttatatacatatatattgatAAAGTCCAACACCTTGCTGCACAGAACTGCCAAAGATATGTTTAAAGTGACTGAGAAAGAGTCTGCACCACATACTTTGTccaccagtttttttttcagtgcaaaaTGTCGCATTTGTAATGGTTTATCCTCGATCCAAGCTTATTACTTCTTAATTGATTGATAAGTATTTTAATGTACAAACTAATGCAACAAGGTCATTTCTTTCAGATGCTGTTAAATGTTTATTGATATTAGAGTTATTATTTACGagtcaaaaacactttttcatctACTACTTATTTGATAAGAAACTGTACTttacataattaaaaacatgttggcCTTTCAATCTTGCTTTTGGGACAGAAGTAGGTTAAACCTGTCATAATGAGGTCCCTGcgaacaaaaataaacagaatccATTATAAAGATTAATTAGGAGTCACCACACACTCCAATGTgatcattaatttaaaaagaaaactgtgtatCAAAAGTTAATTATCCTTGTCATGGTTAATCTTGGCATTTATTCATATCAGACTCATTCAAGACACATTTTCCAAGCACAGTAAACAAATATCTTAACATTAATAGTATATCATGACACAACTGTAAGCACAATTATGCTCAGAATTAGTTACAAATAGAAAGAAGAAGGTATTTTCAGCCTGGTCCTCATTGTGTGTTATGAACCTTTCCATCAGCTTAACCTGTTCTCTCTGTTTCATGTTCTCTTGTCAGCTGCTGGACATGAAGATTTTTGTTGACACAGACTCTGACATCCGGCTGGTGCGTCGGCTGAGGAGGGATAttacagagagaggcagagacattGAAGGCGTCATCAAGCAATACAACAAGTTTGTCAAGCCGGCATTTGAGCAGTACATTGAACCCACCATGCGCCTGGCTGATATTGTGGTGCCACGTGGTGCGTGcatacaacatacacacacgtttacatatatgtatacagGGTTAACATCACTTAACAAGTACTGTCATACTCTTAATATAGAAAGGAATGAACTCAATAGACTATATTCACATGTCAGCCATTTCTCTCTGatgtcacgctcagggtgggaagctcaaatgctggCATAATGTCATGCTGCcatgttccaggttgcaagcGGTATAAACATCAGGAACCTGCCAAATTGTTATTCCTTTCCCACGTACCAGATGATTAGTGACTGAAAAGATGGTGGATAGTGAAAATTGGAGGATCATCTTTCAAGGGAAAACAACACTTGAGAACCGGTCAGCAAAAGTTAGCATGCAACCACTTCCTTTGATTACATCCAGAGTAATTTactccaagatgtgtgttgatattttatttacGACTTCCCAATTGTATCAAGTAAAACTATCAAAccgtaatgttagctaggaagttgAGGTTGACAGCTGATGTTCGCTGTTGTCTAACAGAACAGGGTTCCCATTAATCCTGGAAAACCTGGAAAACAGTAGACCAATTTTCCAGTCATGGAAAACACgtggaaaatgagagaaaaagcaaaatgtcCTGAAAAATCTTGTGTTGTCCTGGAAAATTATTGAAACATTTTCCTATTTTCACTCACAGCTCCCCAAAACAGAGTATTAGTATTAATAGTAACAGAGTAAAGAGTATTTTGAGTAGGCTGCCCGCTGTGAACACACCCCAAagtcacatcacacagcagcaccGCAGGCTGGGTGACATTAATGTAACGTTATAATTTAAGTGGCCGAAACTCCaaataatgttacattatgtttcaaatgtaatttttttggcACTGCTGGCTAAACAGGAAACCACTTAGTAGTTACCAGTTACCAGTtcattttagttatttattttattatacatttCCACAGAGAGGAACATATTAGTGTATGGCCTCTACCCCTGTCTGTCATACCAGCTAGATCATCACTGAAAATGTCGTGGAAAATGATCTCTTGTAAACAGTGGGacaggttatcaaatatgttttttaccttgaaatatggccctaAGTctctccagattttcactatccattgtcttattagttgctgatcaatcaggaagcgatgaaattataattatttgtCAGACTACCTACGTTTGTAGGACTTAGAACAAGGAACACAGCAGTAAGTGCGatttcagagggaaatggcAGTCGTGTAATTACTGTCTACGAACAGTGACACAGAACggtaatttattttgtttgtaatttaggcaacttttcaaatattttactGCTGTTAAACTAGaaaattcactttgtttttgtgtttgtctttctgtcaggTGGTGGCAACATGGTGGCCATCGATTTGATCGTGCAGCATGTCCACAGTCAGCTGGAGGAGGTAAGAGAAATCACACTTACAGACCTACAGGCatactgtcacacacacacagacacacacatacacagagaatGTGTCATAACAGTGAATTATAGCCCTTCAGTCAAACCACCTGgtgtgattttgtttgtttctgttcttcTTAATTTTAAAGCTGAAAAGATATTTAGTATACTGTTGGGATGATTTGCTGAGTGTAGTTGCAGCCAGCCCTTATTATTTGTCAGTAATTACAAGCTCCATCACTCCCTCTAGTGGATAGAAATGTGAGGATGAATGTGCATGATTGCTCCAGACAGTTTGACAGATAAATAGATTATTATGTTAAGCATTGTGATAGCAGTCATTATGTGTAGTCACCAACATTTGTTTCAGGGGAAAATATTGCAATTTGGACCAGAATAATAATGTTTTCTCAGGTTTTTTATTAGTTTGGTGTGAAGTGACAACTACAGAGTCCCCTCATGCTTTATGTGTCTTACTGGGGTCTAAATTTAGCAAATTAATACTTTACTAATCCTGATCACAGTTACAGCTCTGGTAGGACACAGAATCAATACTTGATAGTCATTATCTGATAAGAGTCTGAATCGGAAGCATAGTGTTCTGTGCTTCTTATATTAATATGTCGTACAAGTCCAACTGTTATGAATGTGAATATTGGTACACCAGTTCTAATGAGGGCGTGGCTGACAAAAATCAACAGAGAACATTTTAAGggataagttcatccaaaaatgaaaattcagtcattatctacttgtCCCCATGCGGATGGAGAGTCGGGTGAAGGTTTGTTGTCTCCCGAAGCCAGAAGTCTCCAGAGCTTGTGCACCCTCTTTAGATGGCGTGCaggctaacacttttagcttagcaagCACGGTGAAGATTCTCGCTTCCATAGACTTGGATTACAATGAACGGTTTTAATCGTTTTAAgacaagtccccagctacttcagttgttttggagaacactgcagcgctgttttgctgtgaagctccagaaatgttttgtggactacagaacttcacctgacttcttCCAATTGAGTAAATATTGACTGGATTTTCATATTTGGTTGAACTTCTTTAAGATTAATTTAGTGTCTGGACAGTTGAAGTGTTTATTAAAGGAAACAATGATTGCTATTTATCCATATCAAACACATTTCAAGACATTTCCTTTTAGGTTAAGGGGGTTAAAAGTTCATTTCGTTGAATTGgtaatataacatttattaCTGTGGAAGAGTATATCCTGATACATAATTATTTGAAATCCTCGCTCAATGGTTCGTTCTGCATCCTCGTCAGAATAAGCTCTTTTGACTACTGAACCAGAGTGTGCTGTTTCCACTTTTGGATTGGTTGTGCAACATGCACTAAATGTCACCGAAGGCACACTTTTGCTCGTGGGGAGCACTTTGTGCCACCATGCAGTTTGCTTTGTTCCCGCCccactttacacacacacacacacacacacacacacacacacacacacacacacacacacacattaacacacatgctgctgatggactgctctctcactctctcccccaCCACTTCCCCTCCACCCCAAATCCCCTCCATGGCTCACAGCGCGAGCTCAGCGTCAGGTAGAGTGGCCTTTATCCTGTCTATCATTCTCTCCTCACCATCTGTCCAGTTCCCCACTTGTTCTGCTTCTTactgggagagagaggaaaagaggccAGCAAAACCAACCTCTACTTTCCACTGATCTGCTGGCTGCCGTGGCACATCACCAGGCGGCACTGTTGTGCCTATAGAGCAAATATACTGAATTAGTGATCAGTCATAAGAGTACGAGACTGTGCCAAAATATTGTAAAGACTGACTCCACAACTGCATTGAGTGAAtataaaaactgcatgaaatTTCAACATTTAGAAGTCGAATCAAGACGAAAAAGTTGGATTTGGTGTGGTGCAGCCAGCATTTGATGCAAAGACGTTGGTTTTCCTTCTCTCTACATTCTAGAGAAATGACAACTCACACTCTTCCTGCCTTCTGTGTCTAAAAATACACCAATGAGTCAAGTCACTGACCCCTCCTTTCAGGGGCAACaagaataagagagagagagtgactaTAACAGAAAGCGAGAGGGAGGAAGCGCTCGCTGCAGCTATTGTTGACTATTATCTACCTCAGCCACAGAGAAAGTTTCCAATACCCTACTACAAAGTGCTGAGTTTTTCCATTGAATGTCGGCCACAGTatctgagacagagagagagagaggaagtgagctTGGTGTCTGTCTTTAGACACAGGATGTGCTGGGGCCTGTGAGCTGAAATACCAACCTTTAGTCTTCTACACGGTGAAAGAGTGACAGCCACACGATAGCTTGCGCACCTCCCACGCAAACACACAATGGATGCATCGTGCACATGTATAGATCTCAAAATCTGTTAAGAAATTGCTCTCTCTTTTACTCTAGCATCTGTAATAAGATCTTTTAAAGCATAGCCTCTTCTCTGAACCATGATATTTAAACTACTTGATAACAGGAAAAATTATTTTACTTGAAACAGCAGTTTACCTCGGTGCTTAGAGTACTTCCgagacatttgacattttcaagtCTCGGCTGTCACACTTTTCACTGTGTGTGATAATCCCTCCATCCACCTGATGTTGTGTCTCTTctcattttttcctcctcttatatgttttttttttctgtgtgtgtgtcacactctgttgtgtctgttgttgtctgtCAAAAAAACTCTCCCCATAGAGGAAACTTCGCTGGGATATGTGAGCAGATTTGCtttgatttctctctttttttttgcatctggCTAATGTTTATCTCAGTGACATCGTGGATACATGTAGTGTCAATGTGACTGCATCACTGAGTGTGTCTGTTCCTCTATAGAGCCCAGGGTAGACCTCGGCCAACTAGATATTCAGACCTAATGATTTAGTGTGTGGAGTCTGGGGGAATTATTGCAAGTAGTAGAGACCTATCATGGAAAATAACCAtcatgcttttatttaaatgagacagaatttttttcatatattatgcatattttttaaacagatctgttttatttcttgacCTTTCCAAGAATCTGTCTAACTTCTTTTCCATCATCATGGTCTCTGTGCTGTTGTAATTTTCCACTGAAACACTCACACTGGCACCgtgtgttttgtaatgttgtGCGTTTGCTTTTTCCCAAGTAATCATATTACAGTGGTTACACACTACCATGATCAACTGTGCTTTAACTACTCCAGAAAAATATGTGATAGGTTTTGCATGTACTtacacttctgtgtgtgtgtgtgtgtgtgtgtgtgttcgtctgtttgtgtgtgttttctgactgtGCACACGTATTGTACACACGCGTGCAGAGAAGCGTCAGTTGCACTTATTGTTTTTACGTGTGTTGTATTCATGTGTCTGCCCATCTTCCCTCTTCCCACTCGTCTCACCCTGCACCACCCCCGCTCTACTATTTGTTGCCGTGGTTACAGGGCAGCCCTGGCTTCTGCACACCAGGCCCAACCCCTCCCCCAGACCCTCAGTGTTCTGGAGAGCACACCCCAGGTCAGGGGTATGCACACCATTATCAGGTAAAAGCTGTGAGATCTCATTTGTTACATGAACAGCTCAACCCTGTGCAGTGAACAGCAGCTAAATCTTGTATTGTTCTTCTCCTAATCACCCACATTTAGAAACAAGGAAACCAGCCGCGATGAGTTCATCTTCTACTCCAAGAGGCTGATGCGTCTGTTGATCGAGCGGGcgctctccttcctcccctcgCAGGTGTTTAATACTGACATCCACTGTTAATTAATTCACAGCACTGCATGAAGGTTCTGTAATCCTTTGTAATAAGTAGAACATTAACACTGAAACATTAGACACCCGAGTGTAGACAGAGACATGTGTAGGAGAAAGAAAGCACAAGATAACTGAATGATAGACAAAAGCTGACAAGACACAGCAATACAGTTTATTTTGGTGCTCTGAAATGTAGAAAGATTGGTGGAAAAAGAATGAGTGCTTATTTGCTAAAAAGACAGTCAGATAGACGGACGCATGAGAATGGAAAATGATCAAGTCACCACAATGGAAAGTTTCCATACCTTAACCATAAGATTCACGTTTgtattacacaaacacacacgtgacTGACAGTTTGAAATTCACCACAATTGATCACAAACTATTTCCTTGACTTCTATAGCACACAACAGCAATCAGCATTGTACTCACCCTGTTCTGATTTTTAATATTATCTCAGGTCCACGTAGTCCAGACCCCCCAGGGAGAGGATTATGAAGGCAGGACTTTCCACGGGAAGAGGGTGAGTGAACTCCATTTACAGCCTGACGTCTCCACAaccctttaatttttttattttaaagaccATTCAGAAGTGTTTGTCTCTACCCAAACTGATGCAATTAACCTCTgttaattttttctttcttctctttgtttttcttcagataACAGGCGTGTCCATCCTTCGAGCCGGGGAGACCATGGAGCCGGCTCTGAGGGCCGTCTGCAAAGACGTCCGCATCGGCAAGATCCTCATCCAGACCAACCAGGACACAGGAGAACCAGAGGTACAGATTTAACTTATAGGAAATATATAAACACCCTTAAAGTCTTAAATATGTCAAAAGAAATGTGcttgatgacatttaatgtccaGTATGTAGAATTTAgaggcagaaatggaaaataatattaataattatattttcattaatgtGTAATCACCCAAGACTTAGAATTGTTgggtttttgtttcctttgaatgagccttttatatctacagagagagcaggtcctcttccacggagtccaccatgttgcatt from Pagrus major chromosome 7, Pma_NU_1.0 encodes the following:
- the uckl1b gene encoding uridine-cytidine kinase-like 1 isoform X4, with translation MENEEKTSSISSSGGGEGSLDRLLPSVSSTGLSPRKRTTSQCKSEPPLLRTSKRTIYTAGRPPWYNEHGTQSKDAFVIGLCGGSASGKTTVARKIIEALDVPWVVLLSMDSFYKVLSPEEQTLAASNDYNFDHPDAFDFDLLTHTLRKLKQGKSVKIPVYDFTTHGRQKEWKTVYGASVIIFEGIMAFADKKLLQLLDMKIFVDTDSDIRLVRRLRRDITERGRDIEGVIKQYNKFVKPAFEQYIEPTMRLADIVVPRGGGNMVAIDLIVQHVHSQLEERELSVRAALASAHQAQPLPQTLSVLESTPQVRGMHTIIRNKETSRDEFIFYSKRLMRLLIERALSFLPSQVHVVQTPQGEDYEGRTFHGKRITGVSILRAGETMEPALRAVCKDVRIGKILIQTNQDTGEPELHYLRLPKDIGEDHVILMDCTVSTGAAAMMAVRVLLDHDVQEDKILLVSLLMAEMGVHSVAYAFPQVKIITTAVDKKVNDLFHIIPGIGNFGDRYFGTDAPPDWSDEEMDEPSY
- the uckl1b gene encoding uridine-cytidine kinase-like 1 isoform X3 → MENEEKTSSISSSGGGEGSLDRLLPSVSSTGLSPRKRTTSQCKSEPPLLRTSKRTIYTAGRPPWYNEHGTQSKDAFVIGLCGGSASGKTTVARKIIEALDVPWVVLLSMDSFYKVLSPEEQTLAASNDYNFDHPDAFDFDLLTHTLRKLKQGKSVKIPVYDFTTHGRQKEWKTVYGASVIIFEGIMAFADKKLLQLLDMKIFVDTDSDIRLVRRLRRDITERGRDIEGVIKQYNKFVKPAFEQYIEPTMRLADIVVPRGGGNMVAIDLIVQHVHSQLEERKLRWDMAALASAHQAQPLPQTLSVLESTPQVRGMHTIIRNKETSRDEFIFYSKRLMRLLIERALSFLPSQVHVVQTPQGEDYEGRTFHGKRITGVSILRAGETMEPALRAVCKDVRIGKILIQTNQDTGEPELHYLRLPKDIGEDHVILMDCTVSTGAAAMMAVRVLLDHDVQEDKILLVSLLMAEMGVHSVAYAFPQVKIITTAVDKKVNDLFHIIPGIGNFGDRYFGTDAPPDWSDEEMDEPSY
- the uckl1b gene encoding uridine-cytidine kinase-like 1 isoform X1, whose translation is MNSLPAYSGARISGCWTLRSDGSGGGEGSLDRLLPSVSSTGLSPRKRTTSQCKSEPPLLRTSKRTIYTAGRPPWYNEHGTQSKDAFVIGLCGGSASGKTTVARKIIEALDVPWVVLLSMDSFYKVLSPEEQTLAASNDYNFDHPDAFDFDLLTHTLRKLKQGKSVKIPVYDFTTHGRQKEWKTVYGASVIIFEGIMAFADKKLLQLLDMKIFVDTDSDIRLVRRLRRDITERGRDIEGVIKQYNKFVKPAFEQYIEPTMRLADIVVPRGGGNMVAIDLIVQHVHSQLEERKLRWDMAALASAHQAQPLPQTLSVLESTPQVRGMHTIIRNKETSRDEFIFYSKRLMRLLIERALSFLPSQVHVVQTPQGEDYEGRTFHGKRITGVSILRAGETMEPALRAVCKDVRIGKILIQTNQDTGEPELHYLRLPKDIGEDHVILMDCTVSTGAAAMMAVRVLLDHDVQEDKILLVSLLMAEMGVHSVAYAFPQVKIITTAVDKKVNDLFHIIPGIGNFGDRYFGTDAPPDWSDEEMDEPSY
- the uckl1b gene encoding uridine-cytidine kinase-like 1 isoform X2, whose amino-acid sequence is MNSLPAYSGARISGCWTLRSDGSGGGEGSLDRLLPSVSSTGLSPRKRTTSQCKSEPPLLRTSKRTIYTAGRPPWYNEHGTQSKDAFVIGLCGGSASGKTTVARKIIEALDVPWVVLLSMDSFYKVLSPEEQTLAASNDYNFDHPDAFDFDLLTHTLRKLKQGKSVKIPVYDFTTHGRQKEWKTVYGASVIIFEGIMAFADKKLLQLLDMKIFVDTDSDIRLVRRLRRDITERGRDIEGVIKQYNKFVKPAFEQYIEPTMRLADIVVPRGGGNMVAIDLIVQHVHSQLEERELSVRAALASAHQAQPLPQTLSVLESTPQVRGMHTIIRNKETSRDEFIFYSKRLMRLLIERALSFLPSQVHVVQTPQGEDYEGRTFHGKRITGVSILRAGETMEPALRAVCKDVRIGKILIQTNQDTGEPELHYLRLPKDIGEDHVILMDCTVSTGAAAMMAVRVLLDHDVQEDKILLVSLLMAEMGVHSVAYAFPQVKIITTAVDKKVNDLFHIIPGIGNFGDRYFGTDAPPDWSDEEMDEPSY